One stretch of Prunus persica cultivar Lovell chromosome G1, Prunus_persica_NCBIv2, whole genome shotgun sequence DNA includes these proteins:
- the LOC18791407 gene encoding uncharacterized protein LOC18791407 — translation MNNFMSNYNGLKGHSSSEMKMKMKMKMKMTRRQRHRQRQVGGRGGRKSTVQVKVKKLQMLIPGGRGLKADRLFLQTADYILQLRLQVNVLQALSKIYKLS, via the coding sequence ATGAATAATTTTATGAGTAATTATAATGGGTTGAAAGGGCATTCTTCTTctgagatgaagatgaagatgaagatgaagatgaagatgacgAGGAGGCAGAGGCACAGGCAGAGGCAGGTGGGTGGTCGTGGCGGCCGCAAGTCAACGGTGCAAGTGAAGGTGAAGAAGCTGCAAATGTTGATTCCAGGAGGGAGAGGGTTGAAGGCAGACCGGCTTTTTCTTCAAACCGCCGACTATATACTTCAGTTGAGGTTGCAAGTTAACGTTTTGCAAGCGCTTTCCAAGATTTACAAGCTATCTTAG
- the LOC18791701 gene encoding RING-H2 finger protein ATL46, translated as MVNLVCHYPKMSLNQAQTRQRNDFLTSYPGSRLLSSSLSSSSSSPSLPLPYNSDYQRHSNPSSSSGSKISPSVLFIIIILAVIFFVSGILHLLVRFLTKHRSSSASESNRYPELSGSEVYQRQLQQLFHLHDSGLDQAFIDALPVFLYKEIKAREPFDCPVCLCEFSEKDQLRLLPICSHAFHIDCIDTWLLSNSTCPLCRGTLYTPGIAIENPVFDFDDLREEDGSLGNEGSGVLTGQKSADNENGGEKKVFSVRLGKFRSTNDEGDGGGGAAVERAEGETSSSSLDARRCYSMGSYQYVVADLELQVALRPKRAAAAAGSGDSVRLVKGRAGQNGNSHCDGDAEGKKINSGSKGESFSVSKIWLWPKKGKFPNSSETHMGASSVTVGLPWSDRSQVT; from the coding sequence ATGGTGAATTTAGTGTGCCACTATCCTAAAATGTCTTTGAATCAAGCTCAAACCAGGCAAAGAAATGATTTTCTGACCAGCTATCCTGGCTCTCGTttgctttcctcttctctttcatcttcttcttcttctccttcactGCCATTACCGTACAATAGTGACTACCAAAGACACTCAAACCCATCATCATCCTCTGGTAGTAAAATAAGCCCATCAGTTCTTTTTATCATAATTATTCTAGCtgttatattttttgtatCTGGTATCCTTCACTTGCTTGTTAGATTTCTCACAAAGCATAGATCTTCGTCAGCATCCGAATCTAACAGATACCCGGAACTCTCTGGGTCTGAAGTTTATCAGAGACAATTACAGCAACTCTTCCATCTTCATGATTCTGGCTTAGATCAAGCTTTTATAGACGCTCTTCCTGTATTCCTTTATAAAGAGATAAAGGCGAGAGAACCATTTGATTGTCCAGTTTGTCTGTGTGAGTTTTCTGAAAAGGACCAGTTGAGATTGCTCCCCATATGTAGTCATGCTTTCCACATTGATTGCATTGACACATGGTTACTGTCTAATTCAACTTGCCCGCTTTGTAGAGGGACCCTGTACACGCCAGGGATTGCCATTGAAAACCCagtctttgattttgatgatcTAAGGGAAGAAGATGGTTCTTTGGGCAATGAAGGAAGCGGAGTTCTTACTGGCCAAAAGTCTGCAGATAATGAAAATGGTGGTGAGAAAAAGGTATTTTCTGTGAGACTTGGTAAATTCAGAAGCACAAATGATGAGGGagatggaggtggaggagcAGCAGTGGAGAGAGCAGAGGGAGAGACTAGCAGTAGTAGTTTGGATGCAAGGAGATGTTACTCAATGGGATCATACCAATATGTGGTTGCTGATTTAGAGTTGCAAGTGGCTTTAAGGCCCAAAAGagcagctgctgctgctggaaGTGGTGATAGTGTGAGGCTTGTGAAAGGGAGAGCTGGACAAAATGGGAATTCCCACTGTGATGGTGATGCagaggggaaaaaaattaacagtGGAAGTAAAGGTGAAAGCTTTTCTGTTTCCAAAATTTGGCTATGGCCTAAGAAGGGtaaatttccaaattcttcAGAAACCCATATGGGCGCTTCCTCTGTTACTGTGGGTTTGCCATGGAGTGATAGATCTCAGGTTACATGA